In Zonotrichia albicollis isolate bZonAlb1 unplaced genomic scaffold, bZonAlb1.hap1 Scaffold_83, whole genome shotgun sequence, one DNA window encodes the following:
- the LOC141728093 gene encoding chromosome-associated kinesin KIF4-like isoform X4, which translates to MLRHFSQHKGVSVTHHRACVYTRDTSVQHFSKRSAQIADLQQNLLDADNGDWAKQCWDSIATTLEAKCALKYLLRELVSSKVRLSKLQNGLQQSLASFSHVQRMLMEERNHKAEMETEFQNQILVQEQQHQHKVLYLLRQFQQKEAAEKRLEESLNEQEKQLQERLRFQEEELEKMREICEKHQELLRENDTLKQQLLLLQVARGQKLQHIQQRPPESPESPNYVPPKPKRHRQMTAKPQAPSPQVDVEELLSDLRELEGSDWLPEKAGRGTRRNLMGETTTCEEHKRDLEGSLKLEDPMEVKAEESFFQPVLITPTTKME; encoded by the exons ATGCTCAGGCATTTTTCCCAACACAAGGGTGTATCAGTCACACACCACAGAGCATGTGTGTATACAAGGGACACATCTGTACAGCACTTTTCTAAGAG GAGTGCCCAGATAGCAGATCTGCAGCAGAACCTCCTGGATGCAGACAATGGAGATTGGGCCAAGCAGTGCTGGGACAGCATTGCCACCACCCTGGAGGCCAAATGTGCTCTGAAGTATCTCCTGAGAGAG CTGGTCTCCTCCAAAGTGCGGCTGAGCAAACTGCAGAatggcctgcagcagagcctggccagCTTCTCTCATGTGCAGAGAATGCTGATGGAAGAGAGAAACCACAAAGCAGAGATGGAGACAGAGTTCCAAAATCAGATTTTGGTGCAGGAACAGCAACACCAGCATAAG GTTCTGTACCTGCTCAGACAATTCCAGCAGAAAGAAGCAGCGGAGAAGAGATTGGAAGAGTCCCTGAACGAACAAGAGAAACAACTGCAGGAGCGACTGCGGTTCCAG GAGGAAGAGCTGGAAAAAATGAGGGAGATCTGTGAGAAGCACCAGGAACTCCTCCGCGAAAATGACACTCTGAAACAG CAACTGCTGCTCCTCCAAGTTGCCAGAGGCCAGAAGCTCCAGCACATCCAGCAAAGGCCACCTGAGTCTCCAGAGTCTCCTAATTATGTTCCACCCAAA CCCAAGCGCCACCGGCAGATGACGGCCAAGCCCCAAGCACCCAGCCCTCAGGTGGatgtggaggagctgctctctgacctgagggagctggagggtTCTGACTGGCTTCCTGAAAAAGCAGGCAGAGGAACCAGGAGAAACCTCATGGGG gAAACCACAACATGTGAGGAGCACAAAAGGGACTTGGAGGGGTCCTTGAAGTTGGAAGACCCCATGGAGGTGAAAGCAGAAGAGAGCTTCTTCCAGCCTGTATTGATCACACCAACCACCAAG
- the LOC141728093 gene encoding chromosome-associated kinesin KIF4-like isoform X3, producing MLRHFSQHKGVSVTHHRACVYTRDTSVQHFSKRSAQIADLQQNLLDADNGDWAKQCWDSIATTLEAKCALKYLLRELVSSKVRLSKLQNGLQQSLASFSHVQRMLMEERNHKAEMETEFQNQILVQEQQHQHKVLYLLRQFQQKEAAEKRLEESLNEQEKQLQERLRFQEEELEKMREICEKHQELLRENDTLKQQLLLLQVARGQKLQHIQQRPPESPESPNYVPPKPKRHRQMTAKPQAPSPQVDVEELLSDLRELEGSDWLPEKAGRGTRRNLMGETTTCEEHKRDLEGSLKLEDPMEVKAEESFFQPVLITPTTKVFPGESRAAE from the exons ATGCTCAGGCATTTTTCCCAACACAAGGGTGTATCAGTCACACACCACAGAGCATGTGTGTATACAAGGGACACATCTGTACAGCACTTTTCTAAGAG GAGTGCCCAGATAGCAGATCTGCAGCAGAACCTCCTGGATGCAGACAATGGAGATTGGGCCAAGCAGTGCTGGGACAGCATTGCCACCACCCTGGAGGCCAAATGTGCTCTGAAGTATCTCCTGAGAGAG CTGGTCTCCTCCAAAGTGCGGCTGAGCAAACTGCAGAatggcctgcagcagagcctggccagCTTCTCTCATGTGCAGAGAATGCTGATGGAAGAGAGAAACCACAAAGCAGAGATGGAGACAGAGTTCCAAAATCAGATTTTGGTGCAGGAACAGCAACACCAGCATAAG GTTCTGTACCTGCTCAGACAATTCCAGCAGAAAGAAGCAGCGGAGAAGAGATTGGAAGAGTCCCTGAACGAACAAGAGAAACAACTGCAGGAGCGACTGCGGTTCCAG GAGGAAGAGCTGGAAAAAATGAGGGAGATCTGTGAGAAGCACCAGGAACTCCTCCGCGAAAATGACACTCTGAAACAG CAACTGCTGCTCCTCCAAGTTGCCAGAGGCCAGAAGCTCCAGCACATCCAGCAAAGGCCACCTGAGTCTCCAGAGTCTCCTAATTATGTTCCACCCAAA CCCAAGCGCCACCGGCAGATGACGGCCAAGCCCCAAGCACCCAGCCCTCAGGTGGatgtggaggagctgctctctgacctgagggagctggagggtTCTGACTGGCTTCCTGAAAAAGCAGGCAGAGGAACCAGGAGAAACCTCATGGGG gAAACCACAACATGTGAGGAGCACAAAAGGGACTTGGAGGGGTCCTTGAAGTTGGAAGACCCCATGGAGGTGAAAGCAGAAGAGAGCTTCTTCCAGCCTGTATTGATCACACCAACCACCAAGGTATTcccaggggagagcagagctgctgagtga
- the LOC141728093 gene encoding chromosome-associated kinesin KIF4-like isoform X2 produces MELLVGESPYRSAQIADLQQNLLDADNGDWAKQCWDSIATTLEAKCALKYLLRELVSSKVRLSKLQNGLQQSLASFSHVQRMLMEERNHKAEMETEFQNQILVQEQQHQHKVLYLLRQFQQKEAAEKRLEESLNEQEKQLQERLRFQEEELEKMREICEKHQELLRENDTLKQQLLLLQVARGQKLQHIQQRPPESPESPNYVPPKPKRHRQMTAKPQAPSPQVDVEELLSDLRELEGSDWLPEKAGRGTRRNLMGCSCKGRCGNRHCGCRRQKLGCTGGCSCSTAMCRNREQGLASAAASGGHRGCRACIWAGAKLEIGIIPQFVQAEQVHFAETL; encoded by the exons ATGGAACTGCTAG TGGGAGAATCTCCTTATAG GAGTGCCCAGATAGCAGATCTGCAGCAGAACCTCCTGGATGCAGACAATGGAGATTGGGCCAAGCAGTGCTGGGACAGCATTGCCACCACCCTGGAGGCCAAATGTGCTCTGAAGTATCTCCTGAGAGAG CTGGTCTCCTCCAAAGTGCGGCTGAGCAAACTGCAGAatggcctgcagcagagcctggccagCTTCTCTCATGTGCAGAGAATGCTGATGGAAGAGAGAAACCACAAAGCAGAGATGGAGACAGAGTTCCAAAATCAGATTTTGGTGCAGGAACAGCAACACCAGCATAAG GTTCTGTACCTGCTCAGACAATTCCAGCAGAAAGAAGCAGCGGAGAAGAGATTGGAAGAGTCCCTGAACGAACAAGAGAAACAACTGCAGGAGCGACTGCGGTTCCAG GAGGAAGAGCTGGAAAAAATGAGGGAGATCTGTGAGAAGCACCAGGAACTCCTCCGCGAAAATGACACTCTGAAACAG CAACTGCTGCTCCTCCAAGTTGCCAGAGGCCAGAAGCTCCAGCACATCCAGCAAAGGCCACCTGAGTCTCCAGAGTCTCCTAATTATGTTCCACCCAAA CCCAAGCGCCACCGGCAGATGACGGCCAAGCCCCAAGCACCCAGCCCTCAGGTGGatgtggaggagctgctctctgacctgagggagctggagggtTCTGACTGGCTTCCTGAAAAAGCAGGCAGAGGAACCAGGAGAAACCTCATGGGG TGCTCCTGCAAGGGCCGCTGTGGGAACAGGCActgtggctgcaggaggcagaAGTTGGGGTGCACCGgcggctgcagctgctccacagccatgtgcaggaacagggagcagggcctggcgagtgctgctgcctctggcgggcacaggggctgcagggcctgCATTTGGGCAGGAGCAAAGCTGGAGATAGGGATAATTCCCCAGTTTGTCCAGGCAGAGCAGGTGCACTTTGCTGAAACTCTGTGA
- the LOC141728093 gene encoding chromosome-associated kinesin KIF4-like isoform X1 yields MLRHFSQHKGVSVTHHRACVYTRDTSVQHFSKRSAQIADLQQNLLDADNGDWAKQCWDSIATTLEAKCALKYLLRELVSSKVRLSKLQNGLQQSLASFSHVQRMLMEERNHKAEMETEFQNQILVQEQQHQHKVLYLLRQFQQKEAAEKRLEESLNEQEKQLQERLRFQEEELEKMREICEKHQELLRENDTLKQQLLLLQVARGQKLQHIQQRPPESPESPNYVPPKPKRHRQMTAKPQAPSPQVDVEELLSDLRELEGSDWLPEKAGRGTRRNLMGCSCKGRCGNRHCGCRRQKLGCTGGCSCSTAMCRNREQGLASAAASGGHRGCRACIWAGAKLEIGIIPQFVQAEQVHFAETL; encoded by the exons ATGCTCAGGCATTTTTCCCAACACAAGGGTGTATCAGTCACACACCACAGAGCATGTGTGTATACAAGGGACACATCTGTACAGCACTTTTCTAAGAG GAGTGCCCAGATAGCAGATCTGCAGCAGAACCTCCTGGATGCAGACAATGGAGATTGGGCCAAGCAGTGCTGGGACAGCATTGCCACCACCCTGGAGGCCAAATGTGCTCTGAAGTATCTCCTGAGAGAG CTGGTCTCCTCCAAAGTGCGGCTGAGCAAACTGCAGAatggcctgcagcagagcctggccagCTTCTCTCATGTGCAGAGAATGCTGATGGAAGAGAGAAACCACAAAGCAGAGATGGAGACAGAGTTCCAAAATCAGATTTTGGTGCAGGAACAGCAACACCAGCATAAG GTTCTGTACCTGCTCAGACAATTCCAGCAGAAAGAAGCAGCGGAGAAGAGATTGGAAGAGTCCCTGAACGAACAAGAGAAACAACTGCAGGAGCGACTGCGGTTCCAG GAGGAAGAGCTGGAAAAAATGAGGGAGATCTGTGAGAAGCACCAGGAACTCCTCCGCGAAAATGACACTCTGAAACAG CAACTGCTGCTCCTCCAAGTTGCCAGAGGCCAGAAGCTCCAGCACATCCAGCAAAGGCCACCTGAGTCTCCAGAGTCTCCTAATTATGTTCCACCCAAA CCCAAGCGCCACCGGCAGATGACGGCCAAGCCCCAAGCACCCAGCCCTCAGGTGGatgtggaggagctgctctctgacctgagggagctggagggtTCTGACTGGCTTCCTGAAAAAGCAGGCAGAGGAACCAGGAGAAACCTCATGGGG TGCTCCTGCAAGGGCCGCTGTGGGAACAGGCActgtggctgcaggaggcagaAGTTGGGGTGCACCGgcggctgcagctgctccacagccatgtgcaggaacagggagcagggcctggcgagtgctgctgcctctggcgggcacaggggctgcagggcctgCATTTGGGCAGGAGCAAAGCTGGAGATAGGGATAATTCCCCAGTTTGTCCAGGCAGAGCAGGTGCACTTTGCTGAAACTCTGTGA